A single window of Rana temporaria chromosome 1, aRanTem1.1, whole genome shotgun sequence DNA harbors:
- the LOC120932469 gene encoding 60S ribosomal protein L27-like codes for MGKLMKPVKVVLALTGRHAGRKAVIVQNIDDGTSDLQYSHALFAGIDRYPRKVAATMDKKRIAKHSKIKSFVKVYDYNHLMPTRYSVDIPLDKAEVNKDVFRDPALKRKTRMEAKVKFEERYKTSKYKWFFQKLRVLKHCSFGSPINVLKKFEVMSPCS; via the exons gttaacaggACGCCATGCAGGCCGCAAAGCTGTCATTGTACAGAACATTGATGATGGCACCTCTGACCTTCAGTACAGCCACGCCCTGTTTGCTGGCATTGATCGCTATCCTCGTAAGGTGGCCGCCACTATGGACAAGAAGAGAATTGCCAAGCATTCTAAGATCAAGTCATTTGTGAAGGTGTACGACTACAACCACCTCATGCCAACCAGATACTCTGTTGATATTCCTCTTGACAAAGCTGAGGTGAACAAGGATGTTTTTAGGGACCCAGCTCTGAAAAGGAAAACCAGAATGGAGGCCAAAGTAAAATTTGAGGAAAGGTACAAGACAAGCAAATACAAGTGGTTCTTCCAGAAGCTGCGGGTTCTAAAGCACTGTTCATTTGGTTCACCAATAAATGtgttgaaaaaa tttgaggtcatgtccccatGTTCTTGA
- the LOC120932521 gene encoding ADP-ribosylation factor-like protein 8B-A, whose product MLALINKLLDWFKSLFWKEEMELTLVGLQYSGKTTFVNVIASGQFTEDMIPTVGFNMRKVTKGNVTIKVWDIGGQPRFRSMWERYCRGVNAVVYMVDATDLDKVEASKYELHNLLDKPQLHAFVISLIKIINY is encoded by the coding sequence ATGCTGGCCCTCATCAACAAGCTGCTGGACTGGTTCAAGTCCCTGTTCTGGAAGGAGGAGATGGAGCTGACGCTGGTCGGGTTGCAGTATTCGGGGAAGACCACCTTCGTCAACGTCATAGCGTCAGGTCAGTTCACAGAAGACATGATTCCTACTGTTGGCTTCAACATGAGAAAGGTTACCAAAGGCAATGTTACTATCAAGGTTTGGGATATTGGAGGTCAGCCAAGATTTCGCAGTATGTGGGAGCGCTACTGTAGAGGTGTCAATGCAGTTGTGTACATGGTAGATGCAACAGACTTGGACAAAGTGGAAGCATCTAAATATGAATTGCACAACTTGCTAGACAAACCACAGTTGCATGCATTTGTCATAAGTCTAATAAAAATcataaactattaa